From Aspergillus chevalieri M1 DNA, chromosome 4, nearly complete sequence, a single genomic window includes:
- the TRM1 gene encoding tRNA (guanine26-N2)-dimethyltransferase (BUSCO:EOG09261H5E;~COG:J;~EggNog:ENOG410PFUI;~InterPro:IPR042296,IPR002905,IPR029063;~PFAM:PF02005;~go_function: GO:0003723 - RNA binding [Evidence IEA];~go_function: GO:0004809 - tRNA (guanine-N2-)-methyltransferase activity [Evidence IEA];~go_process: GO:0008033 - tRNA processing [Evidence IEA]) encodes MRSILRAHSLYFLILQSACKSKPTGASQLAVLGLSPREELLRTPRNRINIGLVRRFHTSSLVMAAEQAQAADQLVQHESKEYKAVKEGLASILTPPTQSKIQAKDDRPERPDHEVQSVFYNPIQQFNRDLSVLAIRAFGEHVLASKKQKAEKRKQRTAGNKKGTKRKRGEENSQEEKQEAEGVQEIKVAEKNEPVAESHPEQNTPPSFTILDALSATGLRALRYASEIPFSTCVVANDLSPSAIQSMKRNIEYNGLGKKIQPNIGDARAYMYSCLSPGSSNEHGSHTGKFDVIDLDPYGTAAPFLDAAVQGVKDGGLLCVTCTDAGVWASNGYPEKSFALYGGVPIKGGHSHEGGLRLILHALATAASKYGLAIEPLLSLSIDFYARVFVRVHRSPHEVKFTSGNMMLVYNCDAGCGAWSTQPLSATKQRLDKKGNPFYHFGFAQGPTAGPHCSHCGIKTHLAGPMWAGPLHNPHYIQKILDMLPGADKEIYQTTDRIEGMLTTALEEDLDLASSSTTTTEHPDAAKRENRNESAEPSAIIPRLDPAAREPYPFYMNISYLSKVLRTSTMPVDSFRGALRHLGYRTTRSHAKPNTIRTDAPWEVIWEVMREWVRQKSPVKESSLSSGSPGAAIMAKSRENLRKLGEQDQLLSSLKSEILSAVESGKDVSDLVTKVEAALYRSGSRQALGQAIEGQAAPAVVQKPATTSFTATPHPSTLEVVFDEALGREASAANTKKRLVRYQVNPRANWGPLSRASAS; translated from the coding sequence GATTCCATACTTCATCACTGGTCATGGCAGCTGAACAGGCTCAGGCTGCCGACCAGTTGGTGCAGCATGAAAGCAAGGAATACAAGGCAGTGAAGGAAGGATTGGCATCTATCTTGACCCCGCCAACCCAGAGCAAGATACAGGCAAAGGATGACAGACCAGAAAGGCCAGACCATGAGGTTCAATCGGTCTTCTATAACCCGATTCAGCAGTTCAACCGGGACCTAAGTGTCCTCGCGATCAGGGCCTTTGGAGAACACGTGCTAGCATCGAAGAAACAGAAAGCAGAGAAGCGAAAGCAGAGAACGGCAGGGAATAAGAAAGGCACAAAGCGAAAGAGGGGGGAGGAGAACAGTCAGGAGGAGAagcaagaagcagaaggtgTGCAGGAAATTAAAGTCGCCGAAAAGAATGAGCCAGTCGCGGAATCGCATCCAGAGCAGAACACTCCGCCATCCTTTACTATCCTCGACGCTTTGTCTGCCACCGGGTTGCGTGCTTTACGATATGCCTCGGAAATCCCGTTTTCCACCTGTGTTGTGGCCAACGATCTCTCACCCTCGGCGATTCAGTCGATGAAGAGAAACATCGAATATAATGGGCTTGGGAAGAAGATTCAGCCCAACATAGGCGATGCGCGTGCGTATATGTATAGTTGCCTCAGCCCTGGAAGTAGCAATGAGCATGGAAGCCACACGGGGAAGTTTGACGTGATTGATCTGGACCCTTACGGGACGGCTGCGCCGTTCCTGGATGCGGCAGTACAGGGTGTCAAGGATGGGGGTCTTCTCTGCGTGACTTGCACCGATGCTGGCGTCTGGGCTTCGAATGGGTACCCCGAGAAATCATTTGCATTGTATGGAGGCGTTCCAATCAAGGGGGGGCATTCGCACGAAGGCGGACTGCGTCTCATTCTACACGCACTCGCGACGGCTGCTTCGAAATACGGACTCGCCATCGAACCGCTCCTTTCTCTATCGATTGACTTCTACGCGCGCGTTTTTGTCCGCGTACACCGGTCTCCACATGAAGTTAAGTTCACATCAGGTAACATGATGCTGGTTTATAACTGCGACGCAGGTTGTGGAGCATGGTCTACACAACCCCTATCAGCGACGAAACAAAGattggacaagaaaggaaACCCGTTCTACCATTTCGGATTTGCCCAAGGGCCCACCGCAGGTCCGCACTGCTCCCACTGTGGGATCAAGACGCATTTGGCAGGGCCAATGTGGGCTGGGCCGCTTCATAACCCCCATTATATCCAGAAGATTTTGGACATGCTCCCTGGGGCAGACAAGGAGATATACCAGACCACGGATCGAATTGAAGGCATGTTGACCACAGCACTTGAGGAAGACCTGGATCTTGCCTCTTCTTCTACTACCACTACGGAGCATCCCGATGCCGCTAAAAGAGAGAATCGCAACGAGTCAGCTGAGCCGTCAGCTATCATCCCGCGCCTCGATCCCGCAGCTCGGGAACCGTATCCTTTCTATATGAACATCAGCTACTTGTCAAAGGTGCTGCGCACATCGACGATGCCCGTCGACTCGTTCCGCGGGGCTCTTCGTCATCTCGGCTACCGCACCACACGTAGTCATGCAAAGCCCAATACCATCCGCACAGACGCTCCCTGGGAAGTGATCTGGGAGGTCATGAGGGAATGGGTTCGGCAAAAGTCCCCCGTCAAGGAGAGCTCTCTCAGCTCGGGCTCTCCGGGGGCAGCCATCATGGCGAAAAGCCGGGAAAATCTCCGCAAGCTCGGTGAGCAGGACCAGCTGCTGTCCTCGCTCAAGAGCGAGATCCTGTCCGCCGTGGAAAGTGGCAAGGACGTGAGTGATCTGGTGACTAAGGTCGAAGCGGCTTTGTACCGGTCTGGGTCCAGACAGGCGCTAGGTCAAGCTATTGAGGGCCAGGCTGCACCAGCCGTTGTTCAGAAGCCAGCAACGACTTCTTTCACTGCCACACCGCATCCCAGCACCTTGGAGGTCGTATTCGACGAGGCTTTGGGCAGGGAGGCGTCTGCAGCCAACACGAAGAAACGGCTCGTTCGCTATCAGGTGAACCCTCGAGCAAATTGGGGTCCTCTTAGCCGAGCCAGTGCAAGCTAA